In Bradyrhizobium lablabi, one DNA window encodes the following:
- a CDS encoding (2Fe-2S)-binding protein codes for MIKLMINGQEKNWDGDPDLSLLWFLRDEAGLTGTKFGCGQALCGACTVIVDKQAVRACITSVSDVVGRQVTTIEGLHPTGDHAVQKAWRQMNVPQCGYCQAGQIMQAAALLMENPKPTHDQIRETMAGNICRCGAYQRIENAVNLASTGV; via the coding sequence ATGATCAAGCTGATGATTAACGGCCAGGAAAAAAACTGGGATGGCGACCCGGATCTCTCGTTACTCTGGTTTCTCCGTGACGAAGCCGGATTGACGGGCACGAAATTCGGCTGCGGCCAGGCGCTGTGCGGCGCGTGCACCGTGATCGTGGATAAGCAGGCCGTGCGCGCCTGCATCACGTCGGTTTCCGATGTGGTCGGCCGACAGGTCACAACCATCGAAGGCCTGCATCCCACCGGGGATCACGCCGTTCAGAAGGCCTGGCGCCAGATGAATGTTCCGCAATGCGGCTATTGCCAGGCCGGCCAGATCATGCAGGCCGCGGCACTGCTGATGGAAAATCCAAAACCCACGCACGATCAGATACGCGAAACGATGGCGGGCAATATCTGCCGCTGCGGCGCTTACCAACGCATCGAAAACGCGGTCAATCTCGCTTCGACGGGGGTCTGA
- a CDS encoding ubiquinol-cytochrome c reductase iron-sulfur subunit yields MSETDHSATPSVEDTGVELGMCPCSDPTRRKLILTALATGACLASRKSAFGEDKPGSDERPQQADVLVFSEGEHAGEVIKPQDLELGGPPVHAWPKDSKTSVVRDGSRLNEILVIKLDPAELDDDTRSRAPDGILAYSAICTHAGCPVTAWVKGDSGDKDVFKCFCHNSEFDPRQSAQVVFGPAPRRLAALPLSAAEGSLTVVATFVGKVGAPQAG; encoded by the coding sequence ATGTCCGAAACCGATCACAGCGCCACACCATCCGTCGAAGATACAGGCGTGGAACTCGGCATGTGCCCGTGTTCGGATCCGACGCGGCGCAAGCTGATCTTGACGGCTCTCGCCACCGGAGCTTGTTTAGCGTCGCGCAAATCTGCTTTTGGCGAGGATAAACCGGGCAGCGATGAGCGACCCCAACAGGCGGATGTTCTGGTCTTCTCGGAAGGGGAACATGCGGGCGAAGTCATCAAGCCGCAGGATCTGGAGCTCGGCGGGCCGCCGGTGCACGCCTGGCCGAAGGACTCAAAAACCTCGGTTGTCCGCGATGGCTCGCGGTTGAACGAGATCTTGGTGATAAAACTGGATCCGGCCGAGCTTGACGACGATACGCGCTCACGCGCTCCCGACGGCATCCTTGCCTATTCGGCAATCTGTACGCATGCGGGGTGTCCCGTTACGGCCTGGGTCAAAGGGGACAGTGGCGACAAGGACGTGTTTAAATGCTTTTGCCACAATTCCGAATTTGATCCGCGGCAAAGCGCGCAAGTCGTATTTGGGCCGGCGCCCCGGCGTCTGGCGGCACTTCCGTTGTCGGCAGCCGAAGGCTCGCTGACAGTCGTTGCAACATTTGTCGGAAAGGTAGGTGCCCCGCAAGCAGGATAG
- a CDS encoding methanol/ethanol family PQQ-dependent dehydrogenase, translating to MTIKQWLLSSLVASTCLVPIAAGAGPIENYSPVTADRLKNPEPGNWMLYRRTYDGQGYSPLDQINTSNVKDLTPVWTFSTGVVEGHEAPPIINNGVMFVATPAGQVIALNAKTGDEYWRYKRQLPDDLFQLHPTNRGVGLWQDKLYLATTDDHVVALEAKTGKVLWDTKVQDYKKGQYLTLMPLVIDGKVIVGGSGGELGVRGYVVAFDADSGKELWRTFTIPGEGEPGHDTWKGDDWKSGGGSAWMTGNYDPDTKTIYWGVGNAAPWPGDTHPGDNLYTSSVLGLDPDNGKIKAFHQYHQNDSWDWDEVDAPMLIDFQRDGRSFKSLVHPGRDAIFWILERKPDRINYVAGWPFVHTDVWKGIEPETGKPIVDPAHKPIIGKRVEFCPSLWGGKDWPSAAYSQKTGLVYVPANENFCGGFTGEKVPLVEGKLWLGTKPEDIGLKVVPGADHYGELQAWDPATGKKVWSHNFPKSQLFGSVTATAGDLVLGGGTNDRMFRAFNAKTGEVLWEQKTNSGIMGMPIAYAVDGTEYIAVQSGWGVDAQRIQDALATGNNIGVENNVPQGGVVWVFAVKK from the coding sequence ATGACCATCAAGCAATGGCTATTGTCGAGTTTGGTCGCGTCCACTTGCCTTGTTCCGATCGCCGCCGGTGCCGGCCCGATCGAGAATTACAGCCCGGTGACCGCCGATCGGCTCAAGAATCCCGAACCTGGCAACTGGATGCTCTATCGCCGGACCTATGACGGCCAGGGATACAGCCCGCTCGACCAGATCAACACCTCGAATGTGAAAGACCTGACGCCGGTGTGGACCTTCTCGACCGGTGTGGTTGAGGGGCATGAGGCGCCGCCGATCATCAACAATGGCGTGATGTTCGTCGCAACCCCGGCGGGGCAGGTGATCGCGCTCAACGCCAAGACCGGCGATGAGTACTGGCGCTACAAACGCCAGCTTCCCGACGACCTCTTCCAATTGCATCCGACCAACCGCGGGGTCGGACTGTGGCAGGACAAGCTGTATCTCGCCACGACAGACGATCATGTTGTCGCGCTTGAGGCCAAAACCGGCAAAGTCCTCTGGGATACCAAAGTTCAGGACTACAAGAAGGGTCAGTACCTGACCCTGATGCCGCTGGTCATCGACGGCAAGGTGATCGTCGGCGGTTCCGGCGGTGAACTCGGCGTGCGTGGTTACGTCGTCGCGTTCGACGCCGATAGCGGCAAGGAGCTGTGGCGGACCTTCACCATCCCCGGCGAGGGCGAGCCGGGCCACGACACATGGAAAGGTGACGACTGGAAATCGGGCGGCGGATCTGCCTGGATGACAGGCAACTATGATCCAGACACCAAGACAATTTATTGGGGCGTCGGCAACGCTGCACCTTGGCCGGGCGATACCCATCCCGGCGACAATCTCTACACCTCTTCGGTGCTGGGGCTCGATCCTGATAACGGCAAGATCAAAGCATTCCACCAGTACCATCAAAACGATTCCTGGGACTGGGACGAGGTCGACGCACCGATGCTGATCGACTTCCAACGGGACGGCCGCTCCTTCAAGAGCCTCGTCCATCCGGGACGCGACGCAATCTTCTGGATCCTCGAACGCAAGCCGGACCGGATCAACTATGTAGCCGGCTGGCCTTTTGTTCATACCGACGTCTGGAAGGGCATCGAGCCGGAGACTGGCAAACCCATCGTCGACCCGGCTCATAAGCCGATCATTGGCAAGCGGGTGGAATTCTGCCCGTCCCTGTGGGGCGGCAAGGATTGGCCGTCGGCGGCGTATAGCCAGAAGACCGGCCTGGTTTATGTTCCGGCCAACGAGAACTTCTGCGGCGGCTTTACCGGCGAGAAGGTACCGTTGGTTGAGGGCAAGCTTTGGCTCGGAACCAAGCCCGAAGATATCGGCCTGAAGGTTGTTCCCGGCGCCGATCATTATGGCGAACTGCAGGCGTGGGATCCGGCGACCGGAAAGAAGGTCTGGTCGCATAACTTCCCCAAATCGCAGCTGTTTGGCTCGGTTACGGCGACCGCCGGCGATCTCGTGCTCGGTGGAGGCACCAATGACCGGATGTTCCGCGCCTTCAACGCCAAGACCGGCGAAGTGCTTTGGGAGCAAAAGACCAACTCCGGCATCATGGGCATGCCGATTGCCTATGCAGTCGATGGGACGGAGTATATCGCCGTCCAGTCGGGCTGGGGCGTAGACGCCCAGCGCATCCAGGATGCGCTGGCGACCGGCAATAATATCGGCGTCGAGAACAACGTGCCGCAAGGCGGCGTCGTTTGGGTGTTCGCCGTCAAGAAGTAG
- a CDS encoding DedA family protein: MSDALISLIPIYGPWIIFGIVALESAGVPLPGETILVAASLFAASTGQINIVVVVLAAAAGAIVGDGTGYVVGRRMGLPFLRRYGRYIRLDEDRLLIGRYLFLRFGSAVVFFGRFIAVLRMFAALLAGASNMPAARFFFFNITGGICWACLFGFGAYAVGAEIHKISGALSVISLGLFIAAGSALSIFIRRNEVTLRRRAEVALSDHSSG, encoded by the coding sequence TTGTCCGATGCTTTGATTAGCCTGATCCCGATCTACGGCCCGTGGATCATCTTTGGTATTGTTGCGCTCGAAAGTGCGGGCGTGCCTCTCCCTGGAGAGACTATCCTTGTTGCCGCCTCGCTCTTTGCCGCCAGCACGGGTCAGATCAACATCGTCGTCGTCGTACTCGCCGCCGCGGCGGGTGCGATCGTCGGGGACGGTACCGGATACGTGGTCGGGCGGCGGATGGGTTTGCCCTTTCTTCGCAGATACGGTCGCTACATCCGCCTCGATGAGGATCGATTGCTGATCGGCCGATATCTTTTTCTTCGGTTTGGGAGCGCCGTCGTATTCTTTGGGCGCTTCATTGCGGTGCTACGAATGTTTGCGGCTTTGCTTGCGGGCGCCAGTAACATGCCGGCAGCTCGTTTTTTCTTCTTCAATATAACTGGCGGAATCTGCTGGGCGTGTCTGTTCGGCTTCGGTGCTTACGCAGTGGGCGCCGAAATTCACAAGATCTCCGGAGCGCTGAGCGTGATCTCATTGGGCCTATTTATTGCGGCGGGATCTGCACTGTCCATTTTCATCCGACGAAATGAGGTAACGCTGCGCCGTCGAGCCGAGGTCGCCTTGTCTGATCATTCGAGCGGATGA
- a CDS encoding undecaprenyl-diphosphate phosphatase encodes MVDTCTGGVDTGFAALGYAKVAALGVLQGITELLPISSTAHMRLVPAFLGWQDPGSAFSAAMQLAALAAVISYFWSDVRALALNSVAAIGHGRFADRDLRFCMWIMLATIPIGIAGLLASKLLNTCNSPLRSVTVIGWACVAMALLLGAAEIWARHYRTIDKASFADAMLVGLAQVGALIPGVSRSGSTLTAALALGFKRDEAARFSFLLGLPAIALAGLKEVWELYKIHLDTHAWSVLIVGLAVASVSAFLAIWTLMRTLERFSSWPFVIYRLALGVIILAGTMAGWLS; translated from the coding sequence ATGGTCGATACTTGCACTGGTGGAGTTGACACAGGATTTGCGGCACTCGGCTACGCGAAGGTTGCCGCCCTCGGGGTGCTGCAAGGGATCACGGAGCTGCTGCCGATTTCCTCGACCGCGCACATGCGCCTGGTTCCAGCGTTTTTGGGCTGGCAGGACCCCGGTTCGGCATTCTCCGCCGCGATGCAGCTCGCGGCACTGGCCGCTGTCATAAGTTATTTTTGGAGCGATGTGCGAGCGTTGGCGTTGAATTCAGTCGCGGCGATCGGCCACGGACGATTTGCAGACCGAGATTTGCGTTTCTGCATGTGGATCATGTTGGCGACGATCCCAATCGGGATCGCCGGATTGTTGGCGTCGAAGTTGCTGAACACCTGCAACTCGCCGCTTCGCAGCGTCACGGTCATCGGTTGGGCTTGTGTCGCAATGGCACTTCTTCTCGGTGCCGCGGAAATCTGGGCCCGTCATTATCGAACCATCGACAAGGCGTCTTTCGCGGATGCTATGTTGGTGGGGCTTGCGCAAGTTGGCGCATTGATACCGGGCGTATCTCGTTCGGGCTCGACCTTGACGGCCGCACTTGCTCTCGGCTTCAAGAGAGACGAAGCCGCACGTTTTTCCTTTCTTCTTGGATTGCCTGCTATTGCCTTGGCCGGCCTTAAGGAAGTATGGGAGCTTTACAAGATTCATCTCGACACCCACGCATGGTCTGTTCTTATCGTCGGCTTGGCCGTTGCTTCCGTTTCAGCGTTCCTTGCGATATGGACGCTGATGCGGACGCTGGAACGATTTTCCAGTTGGCCATTCGTGATCTACCGCTTGGCCCTTGGCGTGATAATCCTTGCGGGAACTATGGCCGGGTGGCTCTCGTGA
- a CDS encoding amidohydrolase family protein: protein MAHDEPQAAGPTKLVIRNVGLMLSGAMEKPILDADTIVAENGKITAIGRAKDVNAEGATTIVDANGTTVAPGLIDSHVHPVAGDWTPRQNQIGWIDSFLHGGVTTMISAGEVHMPGRPRDVVGLKAMAIFAQRAFWTLRPGGVKVHAGAPVIETEMVEEDFKELAAAGVKLLGEVGLGGVKDGPTARKMVGWARKYGIQSTIHTGGPSIPGSGLIDKDVVLEADTDVIGHINGGHTALPDSQIRCICEGCKRGLELVHNGNERSALYTLRIAREMGDLSRVILGTDAPAGSGVQPLGILRMVSLLSSLGEVPAEIAFCFATGNTARMRALDCGLIEVGRAADFVIMDRAQHSAGKNILDSVQLGDLPGVGMTIIDGIVRTQRSRNTPPATKVPVIVGH from the coding sequence ATGGCCCACGACGAACCCCAGGCCGCCGGCCCGACCAAACTCGTGATCCGCAATGTCGGGCTGATGCTGTCGGGCGCGATGGAGAAGCCGATCCTGGATGCCGACACGATCGTCGCCGAAAACGGCAAGATCACCGCCATCGGGCGGGCCAAGGACGTCAACGCCGAGGGCGCCACCACCATTGTCGATGCCAACGGCACGACGGTTGCGCCGGGCCTGATCGACAGCCACGTGCACCCCGTCGCCGGCGACTGGACGCCGCGGCAAAACCAGATCGGCTGGATCGACAGTTTTCTGCATGGCGGCGTCACCACCATGATTTCCGCCGGCGAGGTGCACATGCCCGGTCGGCCGCGCGACGTCGTCGGGTTGAAGGCGATGGCGATCTTTGCGCAGCGCGCGTTCTGGACGCTGCGTCCGGGCGGCGTAAAGGTTCATGCCGGCGCGCCCGTCATCGAAACAGAAATGGTCGAGGAGGATTTCAAGGAGCTCGCCGCGGCCGGCGTAAAGCTGCTCGGCGAAGTCGGCCTCGGCGGAGTCAAGGATGGCCCGACCGCGCGCAAGATGGTCGGATGGGCGCGCAAATACGGCATCCAGAGCACCATCCACACCGGCGGGCCCTCTATCCCGGGCTCCGGCCTGATCGACAAGGATGTGGTGCTGGAAGCCGACACCGACGTGATCGGCCATATCAATGGCGGCCACACCGCGCTACCCGACAGTCAGATCCGCTGTATCTGCGAGGGCTGCAAGCGCGGCCTCGAGCTGGTTCACAACGGCAATGAGCGCTCGGCGCTTTACACGCTTCGCATCGCGCGCGAGATGGGTGACCTCAGCCGCGTCATCCTCGGCACCGATGCACCGGCCGGCTCCGGCGTGCAGCCGCTCGGAATCCTGCGCATGGTGTCGCTGTTGTCGTCGCTCGGCGAGGTGCCCGCCGAAATCGCGTTCTGCTTTGCGACCGGCAACACCGCGCGTATGCGCGCGCTGGATTGCGGCCTCATCGAAGTCGGGCGCGCGGCCGATTTTGTCATCATGGACAGGGCGCAGCATTCAGCCGGGAAAAACATCCTCGACAGCGTGCAGCTCGGCGATCTCCCCGGCGTCGGCATGACCATCATCGACGGCATCGTACGCACCCAGCGCAGCCGCAATACGCCGCCGGCCACCAAAGTGCCTGTCATTGTCGGGCATTGA
- a CDS encoding ferredoxin--NADP reductase, whose amino-acid sequence MSNFNQESVLSVHHWTDTLFSFTTTRNPSFRFRNGEFTMIGLKVNEKPLLRAYSVASANYEDRLEFFSIKVPDGPLTSRLQHLQKGDEIIVSRKATGTLVIDNLEDGRNLYLIGTGTGLAPFLSVIKDPDTYERFEKVVLLHGCRRVTELAYGEMVTEKLPNDEMIGELVRNQLIYYPTVTRDPFRNRGRITDLITSGKLFSDIGLAPLEAAHDRIMICGSPALVHDTRALLSGKGFVEGNHGEPGQFVVEKAFAER is encoded by the coding sequence ATGAGCAACTTCAACCAGGAAAGCGTTCTCAGCGTCCATCACTGGACCGACACGCTGTTCTCCTTCACCACCACGCGCAATCCCTCGTTCCGCTTTCGCAATGGCGAGTTCACCATGATCGGGTTGAAGGTGAACGAGAAGCCGCTGCTCCGCGCCTACAGCGTCGCCAGCGCCAATTACGAGGACCGGCTGGAATTCTTTTCGATCAAGGTGCCGGACGGTCCCTTGACCTCGCGCCTCCAGCATCTGCAGAAAGGCGATGAGATCATCGTCAGCCGCAAGGCGACGGGAACGCTGGTCATCGACAATCTGGAAGACGGCCGCAATCTCTATCTGATCGGCACCGGCACCGGGCTCGCGCCGTTTTTGAGCGTGATCAAGGACCCCGACACCTACGAGCGCTTCGAAAAGGTGGTGCTGCTGCACGGCTGCCGCCGCGTCACTGAGCTCGCCTATGGCGAGATGGTCACTGAGAAATTGCCGAACGACGAAATGATCGGCGAACTCGTGCGCAACCAATTGATCTATTACCCGACCGTGACCCGCGATCCCTTCCGCAATCGCGGCCGGATCACCGATTTGATCACGTCCGGCAAGCTGTTCAGCGACATCGGCCTCGCACCGCTCGAGGCCGCGCACGACCGAATCATGATCTGCGGCAGCCCGGCGCTGGTTCACGACACCCGGGCGTTGCTTTCAGGCAAAGGGTTTGTCGAGGGCAATCATGGCGAGCCGGGCCAGTTCGTGGTCGAGAAGGCTTTTGCGGAGCGCTGA
- a CDS encoding Isoquinoline 1-oxidoreductase subunit, with translation MKSETRFWIFVSVAALTLSGLTGYAASQTASDTLASPDSFASIADTEARSAAIFTELGRVLTSPRCVNCHPAGDRPRQTDEGQLHQPPVTRGPDGHGTETMRCSICHGNANFDPGRMPGHPEWHLAPREMAWEGKTLAEICAQLKDPARNGGRNVEDLVHHIGADTLVGWAWKPGFGRSPAPGTQQQAGALVEAWVKTGAACPAR, from the coding sequence ATGAAATCAGAAACGCGGTTTTGGATTTTCGTTTCGGTCGCGGCGCTGACCTTGAGCGGGCTGACTGGTTACGCGGCTTCGCAAACCGCTTCGGACACGCTGGCGTCGCCTGACAGTTTTGCCTCGATCGCCGACACCGAGGCGCGGTCGGCGGCGATATTCACCGAGCTCGGCAGGGTGCTGACGAGTCCCCGCTGCGTGAATTGTCATCCCGCCGGAGATCGCCCGCGCCAGACCGATGAGGGCCAGCTGCACCAGCCGCCCGTCACGCGCGGTCCTGACGGGCATGGCACCGAGACGATGCGTTGTTCGATTTGTCACGGCAATGCCAACTTCGATCCCGGCCGCATGCCGGGCCACCCGGAATGGCATCTGGCGCCGCGCGAAATGGCGTGGGAAGGCAAGACGCTCGCAGAGATCTGCGCCCAGCTCAAGGACCCCGCGCGCAACGGCGGCCGCAACGTCGAGGACCTTGTCCATCACATCGGCGCCGACACTTTGGTCGGCTGGGCATGGAAACCCGGCTTCGGCCGCTCCCCCGCTCCCGGTACGCAACAGCAAGCCGGCGCGCTTGTCGAGGCCTGGGTAAAAACCGGGGCGGCTTGCCCCGCGAGATAA
- a CDS encoding (2Fe-2S)-binding protein: MTTLAITINGRALAPTDVRDDLTMNDFLREHLGMTGTKFGCGAAQCLSCAVIVDNPDGTSHTSLTCIVPAKSFDGKAIRTVEGHASNGKLTALQKAFIDHFAFQCGYCTAGFLNVAQVLLERLARKPVARAELEQTIAEALDGHICRCTGYIKYHEAVRDVILTDPKRYLA; the protein is encoded by the coding sequence GTGACCACGCTTGCCATCACGATCAACGGCCGCGCGCTTGCTCCGACAGACGTGCGCGACGATCTGACGATGAACGATTTTCTGCGCGAGCATCTTGGCATGACCGGCACCAAGTTCGGCTGCGGCGCCGCGCAGTGCCTGAGCTGCGCGGTGATCGTCGATAATCCTGACGGGACGAGCCATACCAGTCTGACCTGCATCGTGCCGGCCAAGAGTTTCGACGGCAAGGCGATCCGGACCGTCGAAGGCCATGCCAGCAACGGCAAATTAACCGCGCTTCAGAAAGCCTTCATCGATCACTTCGCGTTCCAATGCGGCTATTGCACCGCCGGATTCCTGAATGTGGCCCAAGTCTTGCTGGAGCGTCTGGCGAGAAAGCCGGTCGCGCGTGCCGAGCTTGAGCAGACCATCGCCGAGGCGCTTGACGGGCATATTTGCCGCTGCACCGGTTACATCAAATACCACGAGGCCGTGCGTGACGTGATTCTCACCGATCCAAAACGTTATCTGGCCTGA
- a CDS encoding xanthine dehydrogenase family protein molybdopterin-binding subunit, with protein sequence MRPSRREFVKWVTASGIVLSLSRLGSTEPAGFPARATLPGREGFNPAANGAGRIDGVAKVTGAKLYASDFRAADLPGWPSTTSHAILVRAPDATHVYLGMDLGRLDGASKPSVVVTAEDLAKIGARVPEFYAGDLFCPVGKTPLYMGQPVALLIFEQFDAFDMARLALRDGTFVKSGEETGPVALANYCAYRFTRVAGPTLESPDVYSPIQAGWVTPGRIQNTALPVWSSFAKETQAPYGKAAIHGEQIRAELDAKNPSLLVLDRTFETQSVDPMFLEPECGLGWYNKKDEKLELVLGVQSPYEATESIAFLLGKARPPFKPARINTQFTYLGGGFGGRDHTPFVLYVALAAMFFPGRPVRLAHDRYQQFQGGIKRHPFKMRTRIGIDRATGKIQAFAADHVLDGGGLANFSSSVAVVGATAAIGIYDIPKVDVTTVAVHTRGVTAGSMRGYGTLQTMTALEVLIDEAASALPLNPIEFRRRNALKPNGRTMTGNPYSVSVRTPEILDKLEMHPIWRQRAEEKVRLQSSGMLVGTGVACVTKDYGTGADCSLGRVEISADGKISIHCDHVEMGNGIGTALANRVAMHLGGVADEVSVARIDTYDVLALVTSGDSYTMDQKTQDKAEKNPRWVPAISSATSASIGAHVGTHSAAEAARVIFRFGLWPAALDLWHIPSTDPRARDWAKARWKNGQLIMPGLMPLDLPALAATAHARNFVTGAIAHGFSRWVWSRARFQFGAEQYRAEIDALAVRKGGGKFAPLNRVSVKFPPTDNNRIGTVYTSMCGTLVRVEIERATGALRIAKAYSVFECGQPLVPEVVLGQAQGGFAMGVGFALLETLPPYEGGPGNGQWNLGQYLVARGSDLPLRDLEIEMLPPLTPDEPPKGMAEVVMIPVVPAILNAIFDATGHRFQSLPVTQALLKGAIA encoded by the coding sequence ATGCGGCCTTCGCGACGTGAGTTCGTGAAGTGGGTCACGGCGAGCGGCATCGTGCTCAGCCTGTCGCGGTTGGGATCGACGGAGCCGGCCGGCTTTCCGGCACGCGCGACGCTGCCGGGACGCGAGGGCTTCAATCCCGCGGCCAACGGCGCCGGGCGTATCGACGGCGTCGCCAAGGTCACCGGCGCCAAGCTTTACGCCTCCGATTTTCGCGCCGCCGATCTGCCGGGATGGCCATCCACGACGTCGCATGCGATCCTCGTCCGCGCCCCCGATGCCACGCATGTCTACCTCGGCATGGATCTCGGGCGCCTAGACGGCGCATCGAAACCGTCGGTGGTGGTGACGGCGGAAGACCTAGCCAAAATCGGCGCCCGCGTTCCCGAATTCTATGCCGGCGATCTGTTTTGTCCGGTCGGCAAGACGCCGCTGTATATGGGCCAACCGGTCGCACTGTTGATCTTCGAACAGTTCGACGCGTTCGATATGGCGCGGCTCGCGCTGCGCGATGGGACCTTCGTGAAATCAGGCGAAGAAACCGGTCCCGTCGCCCTTGCCAATTATTGCGCCTACCGCTTCACGCGCGTGGCGGGGCCGACGCTGGAGTCTCCCGATGTCTACTCGCCGATCCAGGCCGGCTGGGTCACGCCGGGACGCATTCAAAACACCGCGCTTCCGGTCTGGTCATCATTCGCGAAGGAAACGCAGGCGCCCTATGGCAAGGCTGCGATCCACGGCGAGCAGATCCGCGCCGAACTCGATGCGAAAAATCCGTCCTTGCTGGTGCTCGACCGTACCTTCGAGACCCAGTCCGTCGACCCGATGTTTCTGGAACCGGAATGCGGCCTCGGATGGTACAACAAGAAAGACGAAAAACTCGAACTCGTGCTCGGCGTTCAGTCGCCTTACGAGGCCACCGAGTCGATCGCGTTCCTGCTCGGCAAGGCCCGCCCTCCATTCAAGCCCGCGCGCATCAATACGCAGTTCACCTATCTCGGCGGCGGTTTCGGCGGGCGCGATCACACGCCTTTCGTGCTCTACGTCGCACTCGCGGCGATGTTTTTTCCCGGCCGGCCGGTCCGGCTTGCGCATGATCGCTATCAGCAATTTCAGGGCGGCATCAAACGCCACCCGTTCAAGATGCGAACGCGCATCGGGATCGACCGCGCGACCGGCAAGATTCAGGCCTTCGCCGCCGATCATGTCCTGGATGGCGGCGGCCTTGCGAATTTTTCATCGAGCGTGGCGGTCGTCGGCGCTACTGCTGCGATCGGCATCTATGACATTCCGAAGGTCGACGTCACCACCGTCGCGGTCCATACGCGCGGGGTGACCGCGGGATCGATGCGCGGCTACGGCACGCTGCAGACCATGACGGCGCTCGAAGTATTGATCGATGAAGCGGCTTCCGCTTTGCCGCTCAATCCGATCGAATTCCGGCGGCGCAATGCGCTCAAGCCGAATGGCCGGACCATGACGGGAAATCCCTACAGCGTCTCGGTTCGCACGCCCGAGATTTTGGACAAGCTCGAAATGCATCCGATCTGGCGGCAGCGCGCGGAGGAAAAAGTCCGCCTGCAGTCGAGCGGAATGCTGGTCGGTACCGGCGTCGCCTGCGTTACCAAGGATTACGGCACCGGCGCGGACTGTTCGCTCGGGCGCGTGGAAATCAGCGCCGACGGCAAAATCTCGATCCATTGCGATCACGTCGAAATGGGCAACGGCATCGGCACCGCGCTGGCCAACCGTGTAGCCATGCATCTGGGCGGCGTGGCCGACGAAGTGTCGGTCGCACGAATAGATACTTACGATGTACTGGCGCTCGTCACGTCAGGCGACTCCTACACCATGGACCAGAAAACCCAGGACAAGGCGGAGAAAAATCCACGCTGGGTGCCGGCGATCAGCTCGGCCACCAGCGCCTCGATCGGCGCGCATGTCGGCACGCATTCGGCCGCCGAGGCCGCACGCGTGATTTTCCGTTTCGGTCTGTGGCCGGCGGCGCTCGATCTCTGGCACATCCCGTCCACCGATCCGCGGGCCAGGGATTGGGCGAAAGCGCGCTGGAAGAACGGGCAGCTCATCATGCCGGGCTTGATGCCGCTCGATTTGCCGGCGCTCGCGGCAACGGCGCACGCGCGCAACTTCGTTACCGGCGCGATTGCCCATGGCTTTTCGCGCTGGGTTTGGTCGCGCGCGCGCTTCCAGTTTGGCGCAGAACAATACCGTGCCGAGATCGATGCGCTCGCCGTGCGCAAAGGCGGCGGAAAATTCGCTCCTCTCAATCGCGTCAGCGTCAAATTTCCGCCGACCGATAACAACCGGATCGGCACCGTGTACACATCGATGTGCGGCACCCTTGTTCGCGTCGAGATCGAGCGCGCGACCGGCGCGCTGCGCATCGCCAAGGCCTACAGCGTGTTCGAATGCGGTCAGCCGCTGGTGCCGGAGGTCGTGCTTGGCCAAGCGCAGGGCGGTTTCGCGATGGGGGTTGGCTTTGCGCTGCTCGAAACGCTGCCGCCCTACGAAGGCGGTCCCGGCAACGGGCAATGGAACCTCGGGCAATATCTGGTGGCGCGGGGATCGGACTTGCCGCTGCGCGATCTTGAGATCGAAATGCTACCGCCGCTGACGCCGGACGAGCCGCCGAAGGGCATGGCGGAGGTCGTGATGATCCCGGTCGTGCCGGCGATCCTCAACGCCATCTTCGATGCCACCGGCCACAGATTTCAGTCGCTGCCGGTCACTCAAGCCCTGCTCAAGGGAGCGATCGCGTGA